A segment of the Salvelinus sp. IW2-2015 linkage group LG23, ASM291031v2, whole genome shotgun sequence genome:
GGAACCATATCCTTCCTTCTATCACATCCAACTTAGAAATACACTATAATAATGATTTCAGTACTTATGCAACAATGCCCTATGTAAAAGGCAGAAAGCAAACACATCATGCAATGAACTCTCTACACAGTTTGGTCTGTCCTTGGTTGTCACTTTGTCACTGCTTTGTTACTTTGCAGTGTTACATCACTGACCTGTTGGGGCAAGTGTTCCATTTGCGTAAGGCTTAGGACAATTCTAGTCTGGGGAATCTCTAGTGTTTATGATTGGTCTTGTGGGCTAGGCCTACGCCGATAAAGAGGCCAAGATCGCTGTGAGAACAATTGCAACATGGATAGCTTCCCTGTGAATAACAAAGCAATCTTTCTTCAAAATGACATTGATTGTCTCAAATCCGTGCAATTATGTGATTTTGATTGATATGAAGTTGATCATGGAGATGCTGGTGGAAAAACCTGAATGTTACGCAGTCACGGATTTCAGTCTGGCATGAGTTCACTGCAACGATGATTAAGGGACCAAGCCTATCCAAATTCCCTGTGAAGAAAGCGTGGGGTTGATGTTTGCTCCTCTCACTCTGCTCTGTCATTCAACCGACATTGGGAGAAAACCTTGAGCCAAGGGCCAGATTAGAATGCATTAAACAAGGCTTTTGTTTCAGTAAAACAAAACAAGTCCTCCTTTCTGTTAAAGCCTCACTAATCCACTGTATCATTTAACTTATCAAACCGGTAATTTGACTTGACAGCCTCTCTATGTATGGTAGCAACCAGAGAGGATttctggggatttttttttttttgactaaTGCCCGTAGCAAGGGACACCCAGCATTGTGAaattgcaaattattatttaGTATGGGCTTTTGCAAGAGTGAGTTTATCAATAACAGGAAAGGTATCTGCAGTGCCCTACAAGCTGTGAAAACAAGCTACATTATTTTCTGTCGGTGTTCCGACAGTACTGCTTCCTTTGGAGTTATTGCTTCAATCCTGTTTTGGTTCCCCCATAACACCCCTATCTCTACCagtgaaaaatacaaaaatacagctACGAAATTAATATTCACTGCAACTTCTCCTATAGGAATTACCCACAGGAGGAGAAATGATTCACGTCTATACAGTACATCCTATTCATGTCCCACAAATAGGATCTGTAAATTCTACAAAACACTGATTGAATACTAAAGTAGTGTCACAGTCATCTATTCTAAAGAACTGCAGTCATGACCTTCACACCCTGTGGTTTCATAATGATGTGCTGATATTGAGATTAATTGAAGAGAGCTCTCCACTCTGACATTACATGGCACTGATGGGCATGTTTGCATTTTGCGCACCCCACTTAGTGTCATTTAGTCTATATAACGAAAATACCTTAGTCAAAAGcaggttaataataataaaataaatctacaaatacaatacaattaaAGTGCAAACTACTGCATTGAGAAAGAGAGGTGTTGGTGTATGGCCATAGGTTTGGACCAGCAAATCTAATGCATATCAGCTGACCCTGTGCAGTCATTCAATCTTTTTCCCAGGTGGAAATGGCTACatttctatatactgtatgtgcacatGATAATGATATAAAAAGAGACCACATTCACCCTCTTGTGTTTCACATAACTGTATGTTATTAActagaagaagaaaagaagagaacaACACTTTCAATTTATGCAACTTCTATAAGCCACAACATGTCACCAATCTGACCCCAAATGAGTCACTGTGCTACCTGGTTGATCAAATCTGTACTGTCATTGACATAGTTTCCCTCTCTCCAATAAAGTCCTATTGTTGTGGTAattgtttttgtgtatttttctTTAACTTCACAGGTGAGCTGAAATATCTAATGGAGCCATTTCCTTCAAGACTTGGCTCCCATGTTCCAGAACTCAACACATTCCCTCCAAAATTGAGATAAAATTAGGAAATAGTGCACACTTCATATTGAAAGGCACCAACAGGCTCTGGTTTTCTCAGCCTAGTAGTCTCTGCAAGGAGACATGTCCAGCATCTCTTTGTCCTCAATCACAGGACACCTTCTTTAGGCCCTGAAGCTGATGTTGAGCTTGCGCCTTTTGGGGTGGCACACCTTGGAGAGCACCACCAGCACCGCGATCAGCACCAAAGCTGTCACCACAATGACGATAATGTTCACGCTCTTACTGTCCAGCTTCTGACACTGCTCTTGCGTCACACTCCCAACATTCACCTTCACTGGCTCCGAGTTCTCTGTGTACTGGCAGGTTACTGTCGCGATGTCCGGGATGACCACATCGGAGTGCTGGAGCATGTTGAGGAAGCGGGGGTTGCTGCAGCAACTGAGAGGGTTCGAGCCCATATAGAGGGTTTTGAGCGTCCGCTCCAGGACCAGGACTGTGTTGTACTCCAGGGTCACCAGGTTGTTGTTCTGCAGGTTCAGGGACTCGATGGAGGACTCCTTGTTCCAAAGGGGGAGAGTGGTCAGCTTGTTGGTGGATAGGTCCACAAATTTGAGACTACTTAGCAGGGAAAGGTCCGTGTTCAATTCTGGGATGTGGTTTTCTCTCAGTGAGAGATTAGTTAGGGAGGTCTCCAGACTAGAGAAAGCTTTCTGGTGAATGTCCAAGCCTGGGTTTAGGGACAAGTCCAGCAACCTGAGTGGGGTGCCATTGAAGGCATATGGTGGCAGAACCTCAAGATTGTTTCCAGAAAGGTACAACAAGTGCAGGCTTGGTATTGATGTAAAGGAGACACAGCCTGGAGGATCCTGGGAGTTGTGGTCTGTCTGGGGTGATTTTCGCTGTGAAGGGCAGACTTTCAGGTAGTTCTGCTGGAGGTGAAGGCCTCTGATGCTGGGCAGTCTTTGGAACGTTCCAGAGTCCATTATGGTGAGGAAGTTCCCTTGTAAGAAGAGTTCCTGCAGTGACCGTAGGGTGTTCTCCCCAAATGAGAGGTTTTGTAGGGCATTGTAACTCAGGTCCAGGTTCTTCAGAGAGTTTAGAGGGCTCTCCTGGTCTATAGAAAAGGCCCCGATACAGTTATTACTTATGTTAAGATGCACAAGGGACACCATGCTGCAGAAGAAAGACGTCGGTATGCTCTTTATCTGGTTGTAGCTCATGTTGAGGTACTTGAGCCTTGAGAAGTCCTGGTGTCTGCTCATTCCACCTGACTGCATGTGAGGTACGAACGTGTCTCTGAGGTGCTCGAGCTCATCGGCTGTTCCTGTGGTATTGACACTCATCAGGCGGTTCCTGGACAAATCCAGGTACATGAGCTTGTTCCTTCTGGGGAGAACGGGGAAGTAGTGGATATTGTTTTCCCTCAGGTCGAGGTAGAGGAGCTCGTACTCTAGGTCTGAATCTGTGGTTTGGAAGCACTCCATGCTGTTCTTACTGAGGTTCAGCACCTTGAGTTTGGAAAGGTTAAAGTCAGTGATGCAAGTGATGGAGTTAATGGACAAATCAAGCTCGGACAGATGGAGCAACGAGTCAAATGCTCCGTCCTCAATCTCCAAGATGACGTTGTTGTGAAGGTCAATGTTTCTTAAGGCCAAAGATCCGCAAAAGGTCTCCTTGCCCACTTTGGTGATACTGTTGCCATTCAGAGAAAGGTTCATTAGTGCTGGGGCTTCACTGAGAAAAAAGTCGGTCATCCCCGTGTACAGGCCATTGCCTGAGAGGTCAAGCCTCTCCACAGCCGTAAGAGGCCCAATGCTGGTTTTCGAAACAGCAAAAACATCCAAGTAATTACTGGAGAGGTCCAGTACTTGCAGATTGTTCATGTCTTTGAACAGACCTGGCTGGATGAACTGGATCTTGTTGGAGTGGAGGTTCAGATGATGAACGGTGGTGTAGATTGCAAGAACTTCTTGAGTAAGGTTTTGTAGAAGGTTACGAGAAAGGTCGAGCTTTTGAATGCCATGAGGAAGCTTGGCTGGAACGGTCCTCAGGTTCAGATCATTGCAGTACACGTCATTCTGGACCTGTGGACAGAACAAGGAAAGATAACTACATGAGCTTTGACCTTCACAGCGCCACTGTACACTCCCAGAAGACCACAAGTCACCTTGACACTTTACACTATCACAGACCAAACAGACCAGAGAGTTGTTTTACTGGCCATTGTATCTGTGTTCTTGGCAGTCAGGAAGACTGTGAGGCTTGTGGGGATTTCACCTCATAAAACAAGCTCTTATTACCTCGGGATTTTCAGAACGCCTGGTGGACAAAGTATTTTtccatatttattttaaacattcAACTATTCACTTATCAGTGTGGCTGGTAATTGAAACCATATGGCATGAGCCCTCTCTAAATACAACGCATTaaaaaaacacgcacacacactcacataaaacAAAGTGGATTTAGGTTCTTGGCATACTTGTGGTTTTGAAGTCAGCAGTAAGCATTCCTTAGTTTTAGTTTTATGTCTAAAAGACAAGCTTTTCTGAAAAATTTCTTCTGGCTTTTATGAACAAGTGTTCACATATGGTTTTGATTAATAACTTCATATGCATTTAAAAGAACTTGCAAATCACAAGTCATACTGTGTATCGTCATAGGATCTAAAGATGTTATAACAGAATGTAATACTGttatagaaagagaaagaaagtgaggtaCGTACAGCACATCTGTAAACCACCAAGTTTGTTTCCATAAACTAAAGCGAATGCACAAACAATTGACTGCATTTAGATATATTCATactgatactgtacatttgtACATCCACTGTATATCAACTAGCCACTGTTCATTTTCTTACAGCTCTATGCTCACTCTATCTAGTTGTATATAATGTATGCAAACTTTGTTTAAACTCCATAgtctgtattctgtctctaaATATTGTCTATGACTAgtagcaccatatcaccaagtaaaagtatgtgtaaatgtacttggcgaataaaggtgattctgattctaATTCTTATTCTGGACACTGCCTCAAAAAATGAAAACACCATCTCCCTCTAATGTATTTCATTCAAACTGGCACACTGATATCAGTTCTTGCAGTCTAAAGAGGCAATTTCCTGCACAGTTCCAAATCATCCTGCCTGTTTATACAGTTTTCCCGTCAGTAGTCAGGAATGCGATACATTCCCAGGACTACAGCAATAGGAATTTCATATCAGATATTGTTTTCTTATGTCTTTGCCAACAAGATCTCACGGTCTGACTTCAGCATTCAACGTTTGTCCAGGGGGATAAATGTCAAACTTGACAGTTAAGTTTCGGCATTAATTCCgattggttaagttaagggttaaggtttgggatagggttcaaATAGAAACAACTCAACGTTATTTTTAGGCATCAATTCCgattggttaagttaagggttaaggtggggttaaaacagaaaaaaatgtaaacgaGTGCCTAGCACTTTGGATTGAACCCGCAATCCTTGGAGCCATAGTTTGCGGTTCAAGTCCCTCCTCTATCCCCATCCACACCACCCTAGCAAGCCGCGAGCCTAGTAGATGGTAATAGGCGCTCACGTTGGCCCTAGTGGACGGTATAAAGGCATCTCCTGATGTCCTCGGGACATGGACAAAAGTGAAGTGGATCTGGTGTGACCTGGCTGATCTCCGCAAATGATGGAATAAGGAGAGAAGGAAAACACCAAAGGGCTGTTCTATTGACAGAAAGCAATGCCTGACCTTCTTTTAGTAAAGGACTAACAAAGGACACTGTGTAACATCAGGTCCAGATTGATAGTACCTGAGAGAGGAAACATTCCCCCTACAGAAAGTAGCCCTGAGGCTTTCAGCTCGTTAATTTGATCCGTTTGGCTGTGGACATAGAGATGCTTCATCCAAATACGGAGCTAGACCGAGATTACACATTTGTCAACACAACAACAGGCAGAGGAAGTCAGTCAGTATACCCAAGATGCCAAGAAGAGTCTGAGATTAAGTCCAGCTATGTCTAAACACCCACATTAATGTAAGTGCTTGGACGATTATAATTGAATACACTGTACTGTCTGCAAGTGATTTGAGACATCACAATCACAGTGCAGAGTTGTGAGGTAATGGCACACGTGCCTCCTCTAAGACTATAGCTTGCTTTTATCTTGCCTGGGCACATCTACTTATTCTTCTCCATCTCAAAATGAAACAGTGTAGGTGTGACTACTCATGGGTTATGTGGTCAAACTGTAGGTTCTGTTATCTGCGgttcagagcagaaggaagcagcATGCCTAGAATAACAAAAAGGATTGGTTTAATATCACAAGACTCCAATAGAAACATTCTATGCCCCTGGACAATTCGAAAGTACCTGATATACTGTACTTTGGACATACAATACATGAGAGGTTTGTGAGAAAACTGCCAAAACTCTCAGATAACAACATCAAGGTACACACTAGCCACTgcacacagacgtcaattcaacatctattccacgttggatCAACGTAAATTCcttgaaatgaagtggaaacaacgttaattcaacaagtgtgtgcccagtggataCGCTAAAAGTGCAGTTTTGCAAATGCAAATAGATATAATAATACTAAACTATTCTTGGTCAAAATCAAAACGACAATAAAACATAGGAAACACTATCAAAACCGATTACAGAAATATCAGTTATCAGCAATTATCAACACTATTCCTCCCCTCTATGTTACTAAAATCAGGGGTCTCACTTTAAATGAAATTCCCATAAAATAAGTGGCCCAGaatacttatttattttattgcacATACTTTAAAACGTTGCAAAAAAAGTGCattacaaataaatgtattattacatGGCAGTTACATATTTTACACATAGTTGAAATACTTCTAGTTGGCATACTAGTATACTATGAAAACATTCCAAAAGCCTTTTGATGCATCAACTCACTTACCACTTGGCAGGGGGAGAGCTGGCGTGGGGGACGTAACAAGGATGCTGCAACATCACTGACGAtggccaggaccagccagaagtAGGCTGCCATGGTgctgtgacacagagagagagcacacatgaGTGCAGGAAACACACTGATGGGTTTATGACATGAACTGAGACCTGTCATTTATTCCACTTGCAACGTCATATCGCTGCTACTAAGAATTCATGACTGAGCTTAACCATGCATGTCTTGGTTCATTTGGGTAGGTCCGCACATGCAAGGCTTAAATTGTGATTATTTCTTAAATCATGAGGATGATTTTGTTGGTTAGTTACCTCAATGTCTCTGGTGTCCACTGACCGCCAATAACATTTGCAAACTTCATCAATCACAATATGACCCTACATGAGAATATGGAACACTAAACAATATTACAAAGAATGAGAGTAAGAGAAAgattggtttgcttaataagtgTAATTGCAGTGGACACTTACAACATGCTACCATGCTACTATGTTtagtacttgttcctctcaggcttgTTTTTAGTTTTAAGTGACGCAAAAGGAAACTCCCACTGATCACTCAAGCCGAGATCTAAAAGGTTAATTACTATAGGAACAAAGATAGTCTTTAACCAACAACAAGGACTTGTTTTGGTTCTTATAGCTGAAGAGCTGACATTGCATATCATGCATCTTTATTGTCTCACCACAAATAGTAGAAATTAATAGATATTTCTGTGTCACACTGTACCTACAGCAAAAATCAAGACTTTTATTGCATGACTTTTCTTTGCCCTGAACACAATGCTGTCCACATCACTCAGTTAACATAGGAAAATACCCTCTGAATTCTCAGTGAATGATACTCTCCTCCAAGACTCCACAATAGCCCACGAGAACATAACACTCCTACCCAGCAAGTACAAAAACATTTCACACATTTGCTCTCATGTATTAATCAATACACCCATCCACCTCTTTTCTCATTATCTTCTTTACACGTTTACATAGAACATTCCTTCCCCTACTCCACAACCTCCACTGCTAAGTGTatcgttctcctctcctcttccctctgttGTACAGCTGAGGACCATTCTACCATTTTCCAATACATTCTTAACATTCACCCTAATCAGCAAGCAACAGGAACCACGCACATCATAATGAGATATTATCCAAAGTCGTCCATAGGTGTTTACCTCTTCGAAATGGTTACTTTCCCATGCAGAATCTTCTGCTCATGCTGTTGCTGCTGTGGTACTCTCACATCCTCACTGACACACTcctacacactctcacacacagcagACTCTACCCCGCACCTTTTAGCGCTGGTCCCGGGCTAACACATCCTGTGAGAATATCCTGCATCATTGTTGTTTTTCCCCCTTCCCTTTTTTTGGGGAAATACCTTATATGGGATTTGGAAGTCCATTTTCTCTGTACTTCCTCCCATATCACACTAATTTCTCACTCTCgtatccttcctccctctctctctttatcaatctctttctcactctgtatctctttctccctctcttcgctTCTCCCTCGCActtcctttgtctctctttcttcccctccctctcttcatctatcGCTCATCAGTCAGAAGAACTGGGTCTTAATTCTTTGTGGCTTGTCGTTCCCACATGTTGGCAGTTGCTCATTCTGGAACAGCTGTGTACATAGGGAGGTTATAAATTCCTTGTATCTTTCTGTAAACAGTTAGGCATGCAAACATATAAAGTTCAAAAAGTGCTCGGCTAAGAGGCTATTTATTATGTGTTCTCGGTAGTCTCCGTGACCAGCCAAGTTATCATAAACTAACCAGATTGTTATCCTATTCTTCAGAGAAAGACAAACATACATATTCACAAGATGTACACTTTGGTAAGTATCATGTCATTGGCCAACTTTCAAATACTGTTGAAGCCTCAACTGGGGATGTGAAAGATACACATGCGCATTGCACAGACACATGcccgcccgcacacacacacacacacacacacacacacacgaacgcacatGCACGTCCGCACAAACACTCACCCTTTCCATCCAAAAAGGCGACGTCTTCTGAGGTGTTGTACCATTCCAGAATTGAATCTCAGAAATATGTTCCTCTCTCCCCTAGTTCATCCAGAGGTGTACATTAAGTGAAGTGAAAGTCCATCTGTGGCAGTACCCTTTGCAGCTTCCTCGGTCCAGTTATATTGAGCACAATGGGGAATCCCATTACATGGTATGCCTATCCCAAGGGATACAACTAGATAATATCCAACTTCGATAACAATGGTCTATTCAGTTCTATCCATAGTTTACATGTTACAAAGTTTCGTCAATATCTGTCATTAGCTTAACTCCGTCTTTGAATTAGCTCCACTAAATGAGAAAGGGTGAGCCGTTCTGGATAGGTATATTACCTTGTGAGCACACCTGTTTGAGTGAGATGGGTGCAACTGCAGCCTACAATTCAGAgggttcctgcatgtgggcattcctgcatttGCATCAACCCCactttatacttctattggtccatttttaGGCTATATCTCCAGTACATAAGCGGGAAGCAGGGACACTCCAGAACTGTAGATGCCgataatgcaccataacgttggatggcAACCTCAGATAAACCCAACAGAATAAGAAGAGGCGGGGGCATCAACAGTAACTAGCTATAGCTAGTACACACCAGTAGAGTGTCCTTTGCCCCAGCCTGTCGGGCACTGTTCTCCCGCAGTTCTGTTTAGCAGTTCTGTTAATGATAGCAAGGTCGGGTGATTGGCAGGTGAGAGCGAAGGATAATGTGTGCTAGCTTAGCCAGCTAGTACTAaggaggactccggtacacagcaggctaGCTAGCACATGGTGTTGCCCCTGCCTctcgcctgctgtgtaccggaccAGCTAGCGGTAGGCGGTGCcgacaccggtagacagtgtacTTCACCCCCACTTGTCGGGCACGGTTTTCTCCAGTACACAGCGGGCAGGGGGTGACACCATGTGCTAGCTTGCTACTAGCAAACTAACTAGTTAGCACAGGGTGTCGCGCCCGCCTGCTGTACTAGCCGGAGGCGGGGCttccggtagacagtgtccttggGGCCTGCCTGTCGGCACGGTTTTCTCAGGTACACAAGAGGAGGGGGCGATACCGCAGTTCTGTTAATGATGGTGAGGGCAGGTGTTCAGCAGGCAGGAGccaaggacactgtctaccactagctagttagccaagATGACTCCAGTACACAGCAGGCGGGGGCGAAAAAACTCTGATAacacttttatttcccttttgacccACATTCAAAAGTGTTACACAAGCAAGAAGATATCGTGCTCGTCGAGGGGGGGcgttcatgcaggaaccaatgagATGCTTGAGGGGAGTGTTCAAGAAGggtgcaggaatgcccacatgcaggaactcCCCGAATTGCGGGCTGCAGCTGCACACTGTTGGTTTGAGTCGAAACCAGCTTTTTGTCAGGTTTATAGTTTTTATACCAGCCCTTTGTCAGGTTTATGTTTATTTTATCTATCAAGGTCTATGTCTCCCCCTAGTGCCAAAAATAATTGATTGCACATAAATTGATTGCAAATTCTTCACTTTGAAAATGACTGCTTTGGAATCTGAAATAGTTCATGCTTCTCAATGGTCATTTGAATGATTGATttgtatccattgattcttgaagactttaacttagaaatgcctcatgaacttagTACAATTCTTACCCCATCACAATCAAAAATATGAGGTCAGCCTACACAACAATGTTATCTTcagaatatgtaaaaaaaaaaaaaatatgttttcatctATAGCTCCATACATTTCTAAAGCACAAGTTAGCTTTGAAGCAAAAGTTAAAGTGGTGGAGCTCCCATTTGGCTGAAAAACTAATTACAGATTGTGGCTTTAATAAACAGCCAAACAACAGGCTTTGAAATATGTAAACAAACACAGCCAGTCagccacagattcaaccacaatatACCCTCCATAATTTGCTCTCCCTCAGGTAAGATCTCTAATTCATTATACCCTTTgtgtccacagatgacacaatctcaattgcactccacactgccctttcccacatgaaGAAAAGGaaaacctacagtgcattcagaaagtacacactttttccacttttgttacattataaccttattctaaaatggactcaatatttttttttcagatcAATATGAACACAATACTcctaaatgacaaagcaaaaacaagtttttagatttGGTTTCCACCAAAggtgatacttggcattcagaccaaagagttcaatcttggttttatcagaccagagaatcttgtttctcatggtctgagagtccttaggtaccttttggcaaactccaagcgggctgtcatgtgccttttactgaggagtggcttctgtctggtcactaccataaagacctgattggtggattgctgcagagatggttgtccttctggatggttctcccatctccacagaggaactctagagctctgtcagagtgtccatcgggtttttggtcacctccctgaccaaggctcttctcacccgattgctcagtttggccaggcggccagctctaggaagagtcttggtggttcctaactttgataatttaagaatgatggaggccactgtgttcttggggtccttcaatgctgcagaatttgtttggtacccttccccagatctgtgcctcaacacaatcttgtcttggagatctacagacaattccttcgacctcatggattggtttttgttctgacatgcactgtcaactgtgggaccttatatagacaggtgtgtgcctttccaaatcatgtccaatcaattgaatttaccacaggtggactccaatcaggttgtggaaacatctgaaggatgatcaatggaaacaggatgcaactgagctcaattttgagtctcatagcaaagagtctggatacttatgtaaataaggtttttctgttttttattattatttatttttgcaaaaaaatctagtGATATTATAGAGGTGATATCATTATGTTTATTGTACAATAATGTGCTTTTAgttttaaataacatttaaaactctAATTTAAAACTATTTAAAACCTTTTCCAACCCAAACTGCATCAACTCCCTTTCCATCATCTGAAGCTGACCAGAGACATTCAATTTCCATCTTatcaatatatatttgttttttgtattttttgcttTTCATGCAGTTTGAGATTATTTTTGTAATGAGAAGCGCTATACAAATGAAATacaattactattattattattattttgtatgccTATAGGGGCACAGGATCAGAGGAGAGGCACACATCAATAAACACCTCCATGGAGCCCTACTCAGGTCTTAGAAGAATGTAATATAATAGAATGAAATAGAATATCatataatattttattaaatcaTAGAGAAATGTGATTTGCAACCAAAAAACAGGAATAGGCCTACCTCTGATGGCCCCTTTCAGACAAACCTGAAATCATCTGCTTTGTGTAGGCTGTGAAAAGCACTGGGTCTGGGTAACAAGGGGGTGGGGTAATATACGTCTAATTACACAGTAGACCTACTGGCATAGCCAAATAATTTATCCCCTTTGTGTTTGTTGGACATAACTGATGCTGTCCACgctcctccccctttctttcaGTCGCTACCTCAGTGGTCGAGACAGGTAGGCTAGGCAACGGTTATTATTGCACAGGATACCTCACGTGAACTTCAGGTTATTGTTTATCTTCTGTATTCGCATCTTCCCTGTCGGCAATCATATAAAAA
Coding sequences within it:
- the LOC111950723 gene encoding transforming growth factor beta activator LRRC32 isoform X2; this encodes MVQHLRRRRLFGWKGTMAAYFWLVLAIVSDVAASLLRPPRQLSPCQVVQNDVYCNDLNLRTVPAKLPHGIQKLDLSRNLLQNLTQEVLAIYTTVHHLNLHSNKIQFIQPGLFKDMNNLQVLDLSSNYLDVFAVSKTSIGPLTAVERLDLSGNGLYTGMTDFFLSEAPALMNLSLNGNSITKVGKETFCGSLALRNIDLHNNVILEIEDGAFDSLLHLSELDLSINSITCITDFNLSKLKVLNLSKNSMECFQTTDSDLEYELLYLDLRENNIHYFPVLPRRNKLMYLDLSRNRLMSVNTTGTADELEHLRDTFVPHMQSGGMSRHQDFSRLKYLNMSYNQIKSIPTSFFCSMVSLVHLNISNNCIGAFSIDQESPLNSLKNLDLSYNALQNLSFGENTLRSLQELFLQGNFLTIMDSGTFQRLPSIRGLHLQQNYLKVCPSQRKSPQTDHNSQDPPGCVSFTSIPSLHLLYLSGNNLEVLPPYAFNGTPLRLLDLSLNPGLDIHQKAFSSLETSLTNLSLRENHIPELNTDLSLLSSLKFVDLSTNKLTTLPLWNKESSIESLNLQNNNLVTLEYNTVLVLERTLKTLYMGSNPLSCCSNPRFLNMLQHSDVVIPDIATVTCQYTENSEPVKVNVGSVTQEQCQKLDSKSVNIIVIVVTALVLIAVLVVLSKVCHPKRRKLNISFRA
- the LOC111950723 gene encoding transforming growth factor beta activator LRRC32 isoform X1, producing the protein MKFANVIGGQWTPETLSTMAAYFWLVLAIVSDVAASLLRPPRQLSPCQVVQNDVYCNDLNLRTVPAKLPHGIQKLDLSRNLLQNLTQEVLAIYTTVHHLNLHSNKIQFIQPGLFKDMNNLQVLDLSSNYLDVFAVSKTSIGPLTAVERLDLSGNGLYTGMTDFFLSEAPALMNLSLNGNSITKVGKETFCGSLALRNIDLHNNVILEIEDGAFDSLLHLSELDLSINSITCITDFNLSKLKVLNLSKNSMECFQTTDSDLEYELLYLDLRENNIHYFPVLPRRNKLMYLDLSRNRLMSVNTTGTADELEHLRDTFVPHMQSGGMSRHQDFSRLKYLNMSYNQIKSIPTSFFCSMVSLVHLNISNNCIGAFSIDQESPLNSLKNLDLSYNALQNLSFGENTLRSLQELFLQGNFLTIMDSGTFQRLPSIRGLHLQQNYLKVCPSQRKSPQTDHNSQDPPGCVSFTSIPSLHLLYLSGNNLEVLPPYAFNGTPLRLLDLSLNPGLDIHQKAFSSLETSLTNLSLRENHIPELNTDLSLLSSLKFVDLSTNKLTTLPLWNKESSIESLNLQNNNLVTLEYNTVLVLERTLKTLYMGSNPLSCCSNPRFLNMLQHSDVVIPDIATVTCQYTENSEPVKVNVGSVTQEQCQKLDSKSVNIIVIVVTALVLIAVLVVLSKVCHPKRRKLNISFRA
- the LOC111950723 gene encoding transforming growth factor beta activator LRRC32 isoform X3 — encoded protein: MAAYFWLVLAIVSDVAASLLRPPRQLSPCQVVQNDVYCNDLNLRTVPAKLPHGIQKLDLSRNLLQNLTQEVLAIYTTVHHLNLHSNKIQFIQPGLFKDMNNLQVLDLSSNYLDVFAVSKTSIGPLTAVERLDLSGNGLYTGMTDFFLSEAPALMNLSLNGNSITKVGKETFCGSLALRNIDLHNNVILEIEDGAFDSLLHLSELDLSINSITCITDFNLSKLKVLNLSKNSMECFQTTDSDLEYELLYLDLRENNIHYFPVLPRRNKLMYLDLSRNRLMSVNTTGTADELEHLRDTFVPHMQSGGMSRHQDFSRLKYLNMSYNQIKSIPTSFFCSMVSLVHLNISNNCIGAFSIDQESPLNSLKNLDLSYNALQNLSFGENTLRSLQELFLQGNFLTIMDSGTFQRLPSIRGLHLQQNYLKVCPSQRKSPQTDHNSQDPPGCVSFTSIPSLHLLYLSGNNLEVLPPYAFNGTPLRLLDLSLNPGLDIHQKAFSSLETSLTNLSLRENHIPELNTDLSLLSSLKFVDLSTNKLTTLPLWNKESSIESLNLQNNNLVTLEYNTVLVLERTLKTLYMGSNPLSCCSNPRFLNMLQHSDVVIPDIATVTCQYTENSEPVKVNVGSVTQEQCQKLDSKSVNIIVIVVTALVLIAVLVVLSKVCHPKRRKLNISFRA